Proteins encoded within one genomic window of Pieris rapae chromosome 1, ilPieRapa1.1, whole genome shotgun sequence:
- the LOC110995761 gene encoding ATP-dependent DNA helicase ku70: protein MDSDEELGEVPTYRGIPATMILINLLEDNNVVELALDATCRLYRQYLRSGSGQLLGVYLYGVDDKNTAQSLIESPGVKEIIPFSLPALLEFKRLKSLDIHIYKKAKELKLSDVLWHCSKTFANCKKQISSYKVILLTQLKQTPIVADQTPTLKRVRDLTDSNVDLVILNIAQTDYNIDSFYINFLKEAYKGQDPVLPEPIFDSLEIEKIMYKESHRRLAVSNLSFEIAEGFSISVGVYSLIKKAGYNHHRKINLDRENNAVVTNVTKMTKVTTESKDSPSKELPLLNSELLFYQEYGGERVEFSTDEIKSMKNPFGPPMLRLLGFKPVGNICKEKWYLKMSYFLFPSENNIEGSTVAFNSMHKACSDLNMVAICVLCTRVNARPTIVALNPCKNPNGLDVAIGFDVIHIPFVENIRDLNIEDEDESSIEPAHKVVMKDLLNSIQFDYKPDMFANPKLQSEYRAIEAIALEEEDIEPFVDTTKPNSIYFQNLKENLFEEMFGPFGELATKRTASKTASEGSKKSKLDIDLGLFRERLSKNQIEKYTVSQLKEILQFNSIDGLPALTGLKKAELVNLVYNHCK, encoded by the coding sequence atggatTCTGATGAGGAACTTGGTGAAGTTCCAACGTATCGAGGTATACCGGCcacaatgattttaattaacttattgGAGGATAACAATGTAGTGGAGCTTGCTCTTGACGCGACTTGTCGCTTATACAGACAATACCTCAGGAGTGGTAGTGGTCAATTATTAGGCGTTTATTTGTATGGAGTGGATGATAAAAATACTGCCCAAAGTTTAATAGAATCCCCTGGGGTAAAAGAAATCATCCCTTTTTCCTTACCAGCACTGTTAGAATTTAAAAGGCTTAAAAGTTTGGACattcatatatacaaaaaagctAAAGAATTAAAGTTATCAGATGTTCTGTGGCATTGTAGTAAAACATTTGCGAATTGTAAAAAGCAAATATCATCTTATAAAGTCATCTTGCTCacacaattaaaacaaacaccCATTGTTGCCGACCAGACACCTACATTGAAACGTGTAAGAGATTTAACTGATTCTAATGTTGATTTAGTCATACTCAATATAGCTCAGACAGACTACAATattgattcattttatataaactttttaaaagaaGCTTATAAAGGACAGGATCCTGTATTACCTGAACCAATTTTTGACAGCCTTGAAATTGAAAAGATTATGTATAAAGAGTCTCATCGTCGCTTAGCGGTTTCTAATCTGAGCTTTGAAATTGCTGAAGGCTTTTCAATTAGTGTAGGAGTATATTcacttataaaaaaagcagGTTATAATCATcacagaaaaattaatttggatAGAGAAAACAATGCAGTCGTAACTAATGTCACCAAAATGACAAAAGTTACCACAGAATCGAAAGACTCTCCTTCCAAAGAACTTCCTCTATTAAATTCTGAACTTCTATTCTATCAAGAATATGGAGGGGAACGTGTTGAATTCAGCACAgatgaaattaaatcaatgAAGAATCCTTTTGGACCTCCTATGTTGAGACTGTTAGGTTTTAAACCTGTAggtaatatttgtaaagaaaaatggTATCTTAAAATGAGCTATTTCTTATTCCCTTCTGAAAACAATATAGAAGGATCGACAGTAGCTTTTAATAGTATGCATAAGGCTTGCTCTGATCTTAATATGGTTGCAATATGTGTTTTATGTACAAGAGTAAATGCAAGACCTACAATTGTCGCTCTGAATCCGTGTAAGAATCCAAATGGATTAGATGTTGCAATTGGATTTGATGTAATACATATTCCATTTGTTGAAAATATAAGAGATTTAAACATTGAAGATGAAGATGAAAGTTCTATTGAACCGGCCCATAAAGTTGTGATGAAAGATTTACTAAATAGTATACAATTTGATTATAAGCCGGACATGTTTGCAAATCCAAAGTTACAATCGGAATATAGAGCCATTGAAGCAATTGCTTTAGAAGAAGAGGATATTGAACCTTTTGTTGATACAACTAAACCTaactcaatttattttcaaaatcttaaagaaaatttatttgaagaaatgtTTGGTCCATTTGGGGAACTTGCAACCAAAAGAACTGCTTCAAAGACTGCTAGTGAAGGAAgcaaaaaatcaaaacttgATATAGATTTAGGTTTGTTTCGAGAAAGGTTATCAAAAAACCAAATTGAAAAGTACACTGTATCACAGTTAAAggaaattttacaatttaatagtaTTGATGGTTTACCAGCATTAACTGGCCTAAAAAAAGCTGAACTTGTCAATCTTGTTTACAATCAttgtaaatga
- the LOC110995762 gene encoding TM2 domain-containing protein almondex isoform X1 has product MLRCLPLRISIRDSLILIILVLFNTVHVTNMDILAANNEMDIQSKQSKTKEDIGSKLVNFNGNDDYLKSCPTADEENEINCYELNYPCLACDRSIDCVYGALFNYTCYVKAKVTCKGTRSFNKTAQCRFCYQTDKWEHRCDQKASCNSLASPIKYYLTNCTVSDDIICLGKRRFLKKIKCSWTAGTHWGTALVLALTLGGFGADRFYLGHWQEGIGKLFSFGGLGVWTLVDALLIGIHHLGPADGSLYI; this is encoded by the exons atgcTTCGGTGTCTGCCTTTACGAATTTCTATTCGAGACAgcctaatattaataattttagtactaTTTAATACTGTTCATGTTACGAATATGG ATATTCTTGCAGCTAACAATGAAATGGATATTCAGAGTAAGCAAAGTAAAACAAAGGAAGATATTGGAAGTAAActagttaattttaatggaaatgatgattatttaaaaagttgtcCAACTGCAGATGAAGAGAATGAAATAAATTGCTATGAGCTAAATTATCCTTGTTTAGCTTGTGACAGGAGTATTGATTGTGTTTATGGAGCCCTTTTTAATTACACTTGCTATGTTAAAGCAAAGGTGACTTGCAAG GGGACAAGATCTTTCAACAAAACAGCACAATGCAGATTTTGTTATCAAACTGATAAATGGGAGCACAGATGTGATCAAAAAGCTAGCTGTAATTCTTTGGCTTCCCccataaagtattattt AACAAATTGTACAGTTTCTGATGATATTATTTGCTTAGGAAAGAGGaggtttttgaaaaaaattaagtgttcATGGACAGCTGGAACACATTGGGGCACTGCATTGGTACTTGCCTTGACTCTTGGTGGATTTGGAGctgatagattttatttaggaCACTGGCAAGAAGGCATTGGAAAACTGTTTAGCTTTGGTGGCCTTGGTGTGTGGACGTTAGTTGATGCTTTATTAATAGGTATACACCACCTTGGCCCAGCAGATGGATCTCTGTATAtttaa
- the LOC110995762 gene encoding TM2 domain-containing protein almondex isoform X2, whose translation MLRCLPLRISIRDSLILIILVLFNTVHVTNMANNEMDIQSKQSKTKEDIGSKLVNFNGNDDYLKSCPTADEENEINCYELNYPCLACDRSIDCVYGALFNYTCYVKAKVTCKGTRSFNKTAQCRFCYQTDKWEHRCDQKASCNSLASPIKYYLTNCTVSDDIICLGKRRFLKKIKCSWTAGTHWGTALVLALTLGGFGADRFYLGHWQEGIGKLFSFGGLGVWTLVDALLIGIHHLGPADGSLYI comes from the exons atgcTTCGGTGTCTGCCTTTACGAATTTCTATTCGAGACAgcctaatattaataattttagtactaTTTAATACTGTTCATGTTACGAATATGG CTAACAATGAAATGGATATTCAGAGTAAGCAAAGTAAAACAAAGGAAGATATTGGAAGTAAActagttaattttaatggaaatgatgattatttaaaaagttgtcCAACTGCAGATGAAGAGAATGAAATAAATTGCTATGAGCTAAATTATCCTTGTTTAGCTTGTGACAGGAGTATTGATTGTGTTTATGGAGCCCTTTTTAATTACACTTGCTATGTTAAAGCAAAGGTGACTTGCAAG GGGACAAGATCTTTCAACAAAACAGCACAATGCAGATTTTGTTATCAAACTGATAAATGGGAGCACAGATGTGATCAAAAAGCTAGCTGTAATTCTTTGGCTTCCCccataaagtattattt AACAAATTGTACAGTTTCTGATGATATTATTTGCTTAGGAAAGAGGaggtttttgaaaaaaattaagtgttcATGGACAGCTGGAACACATTGGGGCACTGCATTGGTACTTGCCTTGACTCTTGGTGGATTTGGAGctgatagattttatttaggaCACTGGCAAGAAGGCATTGGAAAACTGTTTAGCTTTGGTGGCCTTGGTGTGTGGACGTTAGTTGATGCTTTATTAATAGGTATACACCACCTTGGCCCAGCAGATGGATCTCTGTATAtttaa